The Podarcis raffonei isolate rPodRaf1 chromosome Z, rPodRaf1.pri, whole genome shotgun sequence genome segment TGCCTTGACTGGTCTTCCAGAAACAACTTTCTGCCCTCAATCTGTTATTCTCTTCCAACGGCATGAAAACAAAATTTGCAggccggggagggggggcagtgaAAGCAAGCCCACTTTTTAATAACTATCGTATTGCTGTATTAAACAAGAAGAAACTTTGCACAAGAAGAAATtttgtggggtttgtgtgtgagaCTGggcaggttattattattattattattttgaaagctCTGAACACTCAGATTCTTCATGCTAATTTACTGGTCAGGAGATTTCTTACTGAAATCGCACACTTCCAACAATGCAGCAACTTGTGACAAATGTGGACTGATCTGTCGTTTGCTCAGAAAAAAGGGCAACAGCAACTAAAAACCCCAACTTACATATATACAGCTTTTATGTATATTTTGGATTATAGTTTTTTAAcaacatttttggggggtgaagtggGGGGTATATGGGAcctataatatcatttataatataatCTGTTAATTGCGTTGTATTTAAAATTGGGTTTTAAAAGTAATAAgtctattatttttgttgttttttttactttagtattgtaatgtatattttgtgttgtgtgtgttatatgttatgtttgtgataaatgttgaaaattaattttaaaaattggggggaaagaagaagtTAACCCATCAGGTGGGGAGAGCCAGTTGCGAGGGACATGGGGAACCCTTGCACCTTTTCTGCAGGGCTTGCACGGCTCCCATCTGCATTGTCTGCAAGAGGTCGAAAGAGCACTGCGAACATGAACTGATTAATCTGGACCAGGCTTCACAGTGGTTGAAGCAAATAGTCCAGTTTCTGGTGCAAGAGAGACAAGTGATTATGGAATTGAAACTGAAGAAAGAGCCAGGCATATCCGGCGGAGCTAGAGGAGGAGAAGAACAAGGTCATGGGCGCTTTTGAGCAGATGCGCAACTTCCTGGAGGAGCTGCAGCGCTTTTGGCTGACCAAACTGGAGGCTCTGGAGAaggagatgaagaagaaaaaggaaataaatatcaTCAAGCTCTCGGAGGATATCACCGGTCTCAGTGTGAGACACACAGAAATGGAGAAGAAGTGCCAACTGCCCACTATTGAGTTCCTGAAGGGCATTGGGACTACGATGACCAGGTTTCAGGAGTTGAAAAGAAGGCGGACACTGCTGGGACTCTCTCCAGGCATGGAAGAGAGACTCATAATTTACACTCAGAAAAATTCATTTCTGAAGGATACCATGGAGAAATGCAATGGGCTACCGATGCAGGCACTGAACAAAGTGAGTGTCACTCTAGAGCCAGGAACAAAACACCCTTTTCTTTTTATAACCTGAAGAGTttgagaagaagaaggggaaggcaGGACATGCTGGACAACCCTGGGAGATTCGACAGCATGCTCTACGTGCTGGGCCATGCAAAATTCACCTCAGGAAGATATTggtgggaggtggtggtggaagaggagaaggaggaaagggaaTGGGCCACCTGTGGAAGTTGAGGGGAGtccttgggtggggggagaactggATTTTATTTCATCCTTTTCTCTTCTTATGTTTAAGATGATTATGCTGATTTTAACATTGTATGACTGTAAAAcctaattaaaaaaatttaaaaaggaagaggaagaggaggaaaactaCTGCTCAACTTTATGATCAGTGAAAATATTTGCTACTGCAAAGGTagcatttctgtttttaaaatatatacatggcCATGAAAGGAATCAGCCCCACTCATATCAGTCAGGAGCTGCTAGGAAGCAAGCTGCGTGCTGCCTCTCTGATCAGAGCTTCACCATCACCCAGGGAACGAGCAACAGAACGAAGCCCCTTGGCCAGTGACTCCTGCTGCACAGGCCTTCGATAAAATATGATGAgtcttgccaaaacaaaaaaaccagagccCGGCTCAGGAGGAGCCCAAGAACCTCCTTTACAACATGAATGACTGCTACTCCAAGCTGCGCGAGCCGGTGCCGAGGATCCCGCAAGGCACCAAAGTCAGCCAAGTGGAAATCATGCAGCATGTAATCGACTATATCTTTGACCTGCAGATCGTGCCAGAGGAACAGGCGAAGAAGGTGCAAGATCCGCCCTCAGCCGAGACTTCCCTACTCTCTTTAAAAGCTGCAGAGCGGGCATCCGAACTTTGCTCAAAAGAGGAGAGGAATCTCTGCCACTAACCTCTTAAAACAGACTGCAAGTGTGGGATCCTGGCACTTGGTTCTCTCCAGTGAGACAggagatatgagagagagagaataaagacCTGAAGAGGGGAAAGGATCAGATGTTTTAACCCCGTGCATCTAGTAATGGAGAAGACTCCACCATTCTCTTCCAGATAAATTGCAGAACATGGGTCTCCGATttggaaggaggtagactccaccgtgggagcagggccgggacgggagagtgctagattcctgtctagtcatgttatatgggatcaattccaatctgttatctCTTAGGATgcggacaggctgcttggacgagtgaaaccaaccacctgtcttcttgatccttgtccatcctggctgataaaagcaagccgggaacaATGATGCCCTGTGCCAGCCCAAACAAGAAGCGAATGAGTACCGCAGGCAAATTCAGAGTCTCACCTGTGAAGTGGGTGCACTTAAAGGAACTAACGAATCCATGGAACGTCAGATGCGTGAGATGGAGGAGAACTTTAATCTTGAAGCTGCTAACTACCAAGATAACATTGCCCGACTCCAGGAAGTGATCCAGAACATGAAGGAAGAAATGGCTCGCCATCGGCACGAGTACCAAGACCTGCTGAATGTAAAGATGGCTCTTGATATTGAGATTGCCACTTACAGGAAACTGCTGGAGGGAGAAGAGAGCAGAATCACAATGCCCTTTCCGACTTTTGCATCCCTGAACCTGACTTGTCCTGTTCTCAGATTGGAGACAGCCTCCCACCACTTCTCCCTAACCTCTGGAAGGACCAGACTCAGATTCCTCACCTCTTGACCCCTCAGCAAAAGTCCATGCTACAACCCCAGGGTGAAGTGCAAACCTCAACACCACAAGTCATGTGTCCTTAACTAAGTTATACAGTCAGAGGCTGCTATCTAAACAAGTATCTCCCATTTCTAGGAAGGCCACTTCAATTTCATCTAGCGCTCGGTCGCTTTCTTCACTGTATTCCCAGGGCTCCTGGGCAAGCTCTACGGGCTCGCTGACATACCTGAGGTCCATAGACTATGCTGCAAACCACTACTCTGCCATCCGGTCCAAGCCGAATCACGTGATTTCCATGCTGCCTAGGAGGGGCAATGTGGCAGAAAACTACATAGGCTGCCGCCCAGTGAGGTGCAACTTAAAGCCTAGGCAGCGGATCAGCAAGAGCCTCATAAACCTCAGAGACTTTGCACTGTATTCATCAAATGTCTGATTCTCAGAAATGGGACCGTGAGAGCTGGCACACATGATTGCCATACAGGGGGTGCTGCTGGCTTGGTGGTGGTTGCTTTTTTAACTTGGCAACCCAGCCATCTTTGTGATACTGCAAGCCTTTCTCAGGCTTTGACGTGCCATGGAGAAGAATGGTTTGGAATACCAACCAATATGCACATTATACCTTGCGGCACAAAGGTAGCCATTGCTTAGAAACATCTTCACATTGCTCTTTGTGGCTTACATTTTGTTTGTGTCGCTTGTAAGTGCTCCAGCCTTCACACTTGGTCAATTCTGTACTGCCCTTACAAATGTTGCTTTTTTGGTCTGAGATATCATGGGCTAACTTGGTTTCATCAAGGGACTATAATATTAGCCGTTTAGAAAGTGCAAACAGAAAGTGTTTGCAAGTGTGATTGTCTGACACTGCTGCAAATGGCTGAAAATCTTTGGTACTGCAATTGTACTAttgatctttttaaaatataaacattgcaAGTTCTTCCACAGTTTCTGTATGCACATCAgctatatgtaataaataaatcatcatcatcatctttataccccacctatttgGCTGGCTTTCCCAAGGGACTCTGgggggcttacagcatatctaaaaacataaagcattaaaaatctCCTGATACACGGCTCAGGAGATcgagagggagaagaaagagaaggcaggaagggtaaccatgtcagaccactaactcctcgaaatacaaatGTCTTCCGGATAGATTGCCCATAAACTCCACCCCTTGGTCTAACACAGATACCTCTTCCATGCTTAGCTAATCtgttcttccttccctctctgagTAAAAAACCTATACCTTTTCCCCATACAAATGTTTAACTTTAACATATAAAATGCACACTAATATAAGCAACATCAAAATACCAAAAACCAGTATAATCACAGGGTGCCAAGCCAAATTTAAAATGTTGGTCATGGTAGGGCTCCAGCCTGAAAAGATGTCCCACAAATGGATTTTTCATTCTCTCTGCAAGAGGAGAGAAGTGAAAGGCAGTGCTACATCTGGC includes the following:
- the LOC128406967 gene encoding vimentin-like; translated protein: MNDCYSKLREPVPRIPQGTKVSQVEIMQHVIDYIFDLQIVPEEQAKKQAGNNDALCQPKQEANEYRRQIQSLTCEVGALKGTNESMERQMREMEENFNLEAANYQDNIARLQEVIQNMKEEMARHRHEYQDLLNVKMALDIEIATYRKLLEGEESRITMPFPTFASLNLTCPVLRLETASHHFSLTSGRTRLRFLTS